The genomic DNA TGTCTGATATTATCGCGCAGTTCAAAGCGCTGAAATTATATGGCATGGCGGGTTGCTATTCCGAGCTAAGACAGCAGAATACGTCCGATGTCGCTGAAAGTTTTAATTTCGCAAATACACTGTTAAACCAGTTACTCCAGGCTGAAACCACCGAGCGCAACATCCGTTCCATCCGCTATCAAACCCAAGCCGCCAGATTCCC from Fimbriimonadaceae bacterium includes the following:
- a CDS encoding ATP-binding protein encodes the protein MSDIIAQFKALKLYGMAGCYSELRQQNTSDVAESFNFANTLLNQLLQAETTERNIRSIRYQTQAARFPVQRHLQGFDFNQSKVDPQLIHQLATMEFTAVAQNLVLVGGTGTGKTHLAI